A stretch of Stegostoma tigrinum isolate sSteTig4 chromosome 23, sSteTig4.hap1, whole genome shotgun sequence DNA encodes these proteins:
- the atpaf2 gene encoding ATP synthase mitochondrial F1 complex assembly factor 2, with translation MLCRLWARVLPRLRPGVGSQMMGRTVEWRRQYPAAERKKFYQDVSISQGEGGAFEINLDRRKLKTPQGKLFTVPSEALAIAVATEWDSQRDTLQFFTMHLTTLCNTALDNPTQRTKAQLIRAALKYLDTDTVCYRVEEPPGLVELQRNEWNPVIKWIENRYNVVIGTSTSILGLNIPEETKQTFEQHLSSYNSWALVGLEYVVHQLKSVVLSLNLIDRNLDVEKAVLLSRLEEQYQIEMWGNIEWAHDYELYELRSRTAAGTLFVHLCSESSTVKHKLLQD, from the exons ATGTTGTGCCGTCTCTGGGCCCGGGTGCTCCCTCGGCTCAGGCCTGGGGTTGGTTCCCAGATGATGGGAAGGACGGTGGAGTGGCGGCGGCAGTATCCAGCAGCGG AGCGGAAGAAATTTTATCAGGATGTTAGCATTTCTCAAGGGGAAG gaggagcatttGAGATAAACCTGGACCGTAGGAAACTGAAGACACCTCAAGGAAAGTTGTTCACGGTCCCCAGTGAAGCTCTGGCAATAGCTGTCGCCACAGAATGGGACTCTCAGCGAGACACGTTGCAGTTCTTTACCATGCATCTG ACAACCTTATGCAACACCGCACTGGATAATCCCACACAAAGAACAAAAGCACAATTGATTAGGGCAGCTCTCAAATACCTGGATACGGATACTGTCTG TTACAGAGTGGAGGAGCCACCTGGTTTAGTAGAACTCCAAAGAAATGAATGGAATCCAGTCATCAAATGGATAGAGAACAG ATATAATGTTGTGATTGGCACCTCCACAAGTATCTTGGGACTGAACATTCCAGAGGAAACTAAGCAGACCTTTGAGCAGCACCTGTCCTCGTACAATTCCTGGGCACTTGTAG GTCTGGAATATGTTGTCCATCAGCTGAAATCAGTGGTTCTTTCATTAAATCTAATTGATCGAAATTTGGATGTGGAGAAAGCTGTTTTGCTGTCTCGACTTGAGGAGCAATATCAG ATTGAAATGTGGGGAAATATTGAATGGGCACATGACTATGAACTGTATGAGCTTCGATCCCGTACAGCTGCTGGAACCTTGTTCGTCCACCTGTGTTCAGAGAGCTCGACTGTCAAACACAAGTTGTTGCAGGACTAA